One window of Nakaseomyces glabratus chromosome A, complete sequence genomic DNA carries:
- the PBA1 gene encoding Pba1p (CAGL0A03993g~Ortholog(s) have role in proteasome assembly and cytoplasm localization): MLFKQWNELSEPRNHLDAPNLVNNTESLQLLPLPDVHIPDELFEGGNVKRVILTTKTMDTFFLLDKTMKVKKLADITCSLEIPKNLQTHEATHTWDFGENFPNEVEPLQDEEQRTFSLRFPIYLLEDQTLYVSIDENFLTVSPIFTAQISDVISKKLNRGHEIVILGCSDRIEDTKICTNNNCSLVPPEFVTGFLGSLMSDLTKTNDQLFTAAIFPSEGPQGFEKLSSTTVDSIIDFCSQLVSTDKSRYTEECYKRWKRNASSNGAQSGLYL, from the exons ATGCTA TTTAAACAATGGAATGAACTTTCAGAGCCACGTAACCATTTGGATGCACCAAACTTAGTCAATAATACTGAATCATTGCAGTTGTTGCCGCTGCCCGACGTGCATATCCCCGATGAGCTATTTGAAGGTGGCAATGTGAAAAGGGTTATTTTGACTACAAAGACCATGGATACTTTCTTTCTGTTAGACAAAACTATGAAGGTCAAAAAGTTGGCTGATATTACCTGTAGTCTGGAAATACCAAAGAACTTACAAACCCATGAAGCTACACATACTTGGGATTTTGGTGAGAACTTTCCAAATGAGGTTGAACCATTACAAGACGAGGAACAAAGGACATTTAGCTTGCGTTTCCCAATTTATTTGCTTGAAGATCAAACACTGTATGTATCAATCGATGAGAATTTTCTGACCGTATCTCCTATATTTACAGCCCAAATTAGTGATGTAATATCGAAGAAGTTAAATCGCGGTCACgaaattgtaatattagGATGTTCAGACCGCATAGAGGATACTAAGATCTGTACAAATAATAACTGTTCATTGGTACCTCCTGAATTTGTAACTGGATTTCTAGGAAGTTTAATGAGTGATTTAACAAAGACAAATGACCAATTGTTCACTGCCGCCATATTTCCAAGTGAAGGTCCGCAGGGATTCGAAAAGTTATCGTCTACAACTGTTGATAGTATAATTGATTTCTGCTCTCAATTGGTTAGTACGGACAAGAGCAGATATACAGAGGAATGCTACAAGAGA
- the YKE2 gene encoding tubulin-binding prefolding complex subunit YKE2 (CAGL0A03971g~Ortholog(s) have tubulin binding activity, role in positive regulation of transcription elongation from RNA polymerase II promoter, protein folding, tubulin complex assembly and cytosol, nucleus, prefoldin complex localization) yields MSAELGAKYQSLQNELEELVTARQKLETQLQENKIVNEEFATLKEDTVVYKLTGNVLLPVEHDDAKNNVDKRLEFIGEEIKRCEDNIRSKQQELETIRGQLISQQK; encoded by the coding sequence atgtCTGCTGAATTAGGAGCCAAGTATCAGAGCTTACAGAATGAGTTAGAAGAGTTGGTAACGGCGAGACAGAAGCTGGAAACGCAATTGCAAGAGAACAAGATTGTCAATGAGGAGTTTGCCACGTTGAAAGAAGATACAGTGGTGTATAAGCTTACAGGTAACGTACTTCTTCCGGTTGAGCACGATGATGCCAAGAACAACGTCGATAAGAGGTTGGAGTTCATCGGTGAGGAGATCAAACGCTGTGAAGATAACATAAGATCAAAGCAGCAAGAACTAGAGACGATTAGAGGCCAGTTGATTAGTCAACAGAAATAG
- the COQ9 gene encoding ubiquinone biosynthesis protein COQ9 (CAGL0A03949g~Ortholog(s) have role in ubiquinone-6 biosynthetic process and mitochondrial inner membrane localization) has product MSLYNNLRLVTRQKQVSGLLSAVRRYHPTSNEYVNPKVWEPLTYTPESPEFKLLSHTMENSVPQHGFTEKAIVNSLNAMKMPSGMLTTIGASNSATFLHSSPAVMELIKFQLVEKRHRMVEGITEIAEASKLPSLESLLLKRLKMDVPIASHLTQMTAQLMVPSSFMTNVSLPELERLADDMIYYSNEKDHHDFAWYTKRAALATTYLASKAFMAQDKSHNFMETMEFAQDKLHKVMTLGDYYNNVEEFGWFTLMSAVNLTKSQMARV; this is encoded by the coding sequence ATGAGCTTATACAACAATCTAAGACTAGTCACCAGACAGAAGCAAGTGTCCGGACTGCTTTCCGCAGTAAGACGTTACCATCCAACTTCTAATGAGTATGTCAACCCAAAGGTCTGGGAGCCATTGACTTACACACCCGAGTCTCCCGAGTTCAAGCTGCTATCGCATACCATGGAGAATTCCGTTCCACAACATGGTTTCACTGAAAAGGCCATCGTTAACTCTCTAAATGCGATGAAGATGCCAAGTGGTATGCTAACTACTATCGGTGCTTCCAATTCTGCCACTTTCCTGCACTCTTCACCAGCAGTTATGGAATTGATAAAGTTCCAACTGGTGGAAAAAAGACATCGTATGGTTGAGGGAATAACTGAGATCGCTGAAGCATCTAAATTGCCAAGTCTGGAAAGCCTGCTACTAAAGAGATTGAAAATGGATGTACCAATTGCTTCTCATTTGACTCAGATGACCGCACAATTGATGGTTCCAAGCTCTTTTATGACTAATGTCTCACTTCCAGAACTAGAGAGATTAGCAGACGACATGATTTATTACTCTAACGAGAAGGATCACCACGATTTTGCCTGGTACACCAAGAGAGCTGCTTTGGCCACTACATATTTGGCCAGTAAAGCTTTCATGGCTCAGGACAAGTCTCACAATTTCATGGAAACTATGGAATTTGCCCAAGATAAATTGCATAAAGTCATGACTTTGGGTGACTACTACAACAATGTTGAAGAGTTTGGCTGGTTCACATTGATGTCTGCAGTAAACTTGACTAAGTCTCAAATGGCAAGAGTCTAG